One part of the Acidobacteriota bacterium genome encodes these proteins:
- a CDS encoding threonine synthase yields the protein MSYLTGLQCSMCQASFPAEAFYVCPECLGPLETTYDRDAIRRDVSRETIAARPPSLWRYREFLPIDGEPRTGLASGFTPLVRADRLAAELGVRELYVKDDSVNHPTLSYKDRVVPVAATRACELGAGVFGCASTGNLANSVAAHAARLGLECYVFIPRTLEPGKILGSAVSGPHVVAIDGTYDDVNRLCTQVGDKYGWAFANINLRAYYAEGAKTMGFEIVEQLGWRFPQHLVCPVAGGTLLPRIGRGFNDLLDAGLMDGSPPRIHAAQATGCAPVIHALETGLDYPEPVRPDTIAKSIAIGAPADGYHVLRSVRESGGGGASATDDEILDAIGLLARTEGIFTEPAGGTTLAVARKLFEQGVIPRDESTVICITGNGYKTADVMSSLVDAPTALGRSLGEFEQFVAERDAARGAKVGASGAAGA from the coding sequence ATGAGCTACCTGACCGGCCTGCAATGCTCAATGTGCCAGGCGTCTTTTCCGGCCGAGGCGTTCTACGTTTGCCCGGAGTGCCTCGGTCCCCTTGAGACGACGTACGATCGTGACGCGATCCGGCGGGACGTCTCGCGCGAGACGATCGCCGCACGGCCTCCCAGCCTCTGGCGGTATCGTGAGTTTCTTCCAATCGACGGCGAGCCTCGGACCGGCCTTGCGTCCGGATTCACACCGCTCGTGCGCGCCGACCGCCTGGCGGCGGAGCTGGGCGTGCGCGAGCTCTATGTGAAGGACGATTCGGTCAATCACCCGACCCTGTCGTACAAGGACCGTGTCGTTCCGGTGGCGGCCACGCGGGCGTGCGAGCTGGGCGCCGGCGTGTTCGGCTGTGCCTCGACCGGCAACCTCGCGAACAGCGTCGCCGCGCACGCGGCGCGGCTTGGCCTCGAGTGTTACGTCTTTATCCCGCGGACGCTCGAGCCGGGGAAGATCCTGGGCTCCGCGGTGAGCGGGCCGCACGTGGTGGCGATCGACGGGACCTACGATGACGTCAATCGCCTTTGTACGCAGGTGGGAGACAAGTACGGCTGGGCGTTCGCAAACATCAACCTGCGCGCCTACTACGCCGAGGGCGCGAAGACGATGGGTTTCGAGATCGTCGAGCAGCTCGGCTGGCGCTTCCCGCAGCACCTCGTCTGTCCGGTGGCGGGCGGTACGTTGTTGCCGCGGATCGGCCGTGGCTTTAACGACCTTCTGGACGCTGGTCTGATGGATGGATCGCCACCCCGCATCCATGCGGCGCAGGCGACGGGCTGCGCTCCAGTGATCCACGCGCTCGAGACGGGGCTCGACTATCCCGAGCCGGTTCGGCCGGACACGATTGCCAAGTCAATCGCGATCGGCGCGCCGGCCGACGGCTATCACGTACTGCGTAGCGTGCGGGAATCGGGCGGTGGTGGCGCCTCCGCCACCGACGATGAGATTCTCGATGCGATCGGGCTGCTGGCGCGAACCGAGGGCATCTTCACGGAGCCGGCGGGCGGGACGACCCTTGCGGTGGCGCGCAAGCTGTTCGAGCAGGGGGTAATCCCGCGCGACGAGAGCACGGTCATCTGTATTACTGGCAATGGCTACAAGACCGCCGACGTGATGTCCTCGCTGGTCGACGCACCGACCGCCCTCGGCCGCTCGCTGGGGGAGTTCGAGCAGTTCGTCGCCGAGCGCGACGCGGCGCGGGGAGCGAAGGTCGGTGCGTCGGGAGCAGCAGGGGCGTGA
- a CDS encoding homoserine dehydrogenase: MAIFFGNDAVLKVAIVGFGTVGQSVARILGTGDGRPLRLTHVCNRDVNRKRTSAVWTPDDLVWTSDFADVLDSDADIVVELIGGTHPAADWIRQALEAGKSVVTANKQVIAESGAQLLDVAAEHRRHLLFEAAVAGGVPIIRAVREGLAGDRLCRVAGVLNGTCNYILTRMEREPELSFDAVLAEAQEKGFAEADPTADIDGGDAGAKLAILAAVGLGRRLDASTIPLRSIRPVEPIDFVYARRLDSTIRQVSHAELVNGGGDDRITASVQPMLVPIRSPMARAEGSQNVVVVEGSHGGETAFRGFGAGGNPTAVAVVSDLEAIARIGSEAPPLRTPVPPRAEIEADFVAPQYLRFVVVDRPGIIAAIAEVCLRHELNFDSVLQVPGYSKSELPFVVTLEPCRTDVVQAALAEIAAFDFHARPPVWMPILLPGDRR; the protein is encoded by the coding sequence ATGGCTATTTTTTTTGGTAATGACGCTGTGCTGAAGGTTGCGATCGTCGGTTTCGGTACGGTCGGGCAGTCGGTCGCCAGGATCCTCGGCACGGGGGACGGTCGGCCGCTCAGGCTTACCCATGTCTGCAACCGCGACGTCAATCGGAAGCGGACGTCGGCGGTTTGGACACCGGACGATCTGGTGTGGACTTCCGATTTTGCCGACGTTCTCGATTCCGACGCCGACATCGTGGTCGAGCTGATTGGCGGTACCCATCCGGCTGCCGACTGGATCCGGCAGGCCCTTGAGGCGGGGAAGTCCGTCGTCACTGCAAACAAGCAGGTGATCGCCGAGAGCGGCGCCCAGTTGCTTGATGTGGCGGCGGAACACCGGCGGCATCTGCTGTTCGAGGCGGCGGTAGCTGGCGGCGTGCCGATCATCCGCGCGGTGCGGGAAGGGTTGGCAGGTGACCGTCTTTGCCGTGTCGCGGGGGTGCTGAACGGCACCTGCAACTACATTCTGACGCGCATGGAAAGGGAGCCGGAGCTGTCGTTCGACGCAGTGCTCGCGGAGGCGCAGGAGAAGGGTTTCGCCGAGGCGGATCCGACGGCGGACATCGACGGAGGCGATGCCGGCGCGAAGCTGGCGATACTTGCGGCGGTCGGCCTCGGACGCCGCCTCGACGCCAGCACGATTCCCCTCCGATCGATCCGTCCGGTCGAGCCGATCGACTTCGTCTACGCGCGACGCCTTGACAGCACCATTCGCCAGGTATCGCACGCCGAACTGGTGAACGGGGGCGGCGACGATCGCATAACGGCATCGGTTCAGCCGATGCTGGTCCCGATTCGATCGCCAATGGCGCGCGCCGAAGGAAGCCAGAACGTCGTCGTGGTCGAGGGCTCGCACGGCGGCGAGACGGCGTTTCGCGGCTTCGGCGCGGGTGGAAATCCGACTGCCGTGGCGGTGGTCTCCGACCTTGAGGCGATCGCGCGGATCGGCAGCGAAGCGCCGCCCCTGCGGACGCCCGTGCCACCGCGCGCAGAGATAGAAGCGGACTTCGTTGCGCCGCAGTACCTTCGGTTCGTCGTCGTCGACCGTCCCGGAATCATCGCGGCGATCGCAGAAGTGTGTCTCCGCCATGAATTGAACTTCGACTCGGTGTTGCAGGTGCCGGGCTATTCGAAGTCGGAGCTTCCATTCGTCGTCACACTCGAACCGTGCCGCACGGATGTCGTGCAGGCGGCGCTGGCGGAAATCGCCGCGTTCGATTTTCACGCCCGCCCACCCGTCTGGATGCCAATCCTGCTTCCCGGAGACCGTCGATGA
- a CDS encoding beta-lactamase family protein, with protein MSSFSRAEQQLRDAVADGVFPGAVAEAGTLDGPVWSCATGHLTLGQDSPAVTAETIFDLASLTKVVATTTIAMRQADAGVTPLDLRVGDALTGWRGDDRRQVTVRDLLAHCSGLTAHLPFYRDHADRAEFEASVCQLPLEYPPRTRSVYSDLGFILLGFILSNRHPDGAGLAEQFAHFAAERGWGEIGYHPPASWRPRTAPTEQDPWRGRTLVAEVHDENAWALGGAAGHAGLFGTAAAVSAFARDILRGFNGDATIASPATFETFCRCTDVPGSSRALGWDTMRPTSSCGERLSPRSIGHTGFTGTSLWIDPDAGLSIVLLTNRVHPSRKNEAILQFRPGFHSAVHAAVTHPCS; from the coding sequence ATGAGCAGTTTCTCTCGGGCGGAACAACAGCTCCGTGATGCGGTCGCCGACGGCGTCTTCCCAGGCGCCGTCGCCGAGGCAGGAACCCTTGACGGCCCCGTCTGGAGTTGCGCGACCGGACATCTCACTCTCGGCCAGGACAGCCCGGCGGTCACCGCGGAGACCATCTTCGACCTGGCCTCACTCACAAAAGTGGTAGCCACGACAACGATTGCCATGCGACAGGCTGATGCTGGCGTGACGCCGCTCGATCTTCGTGTTGGCGATGCATTGACCGGCTGGCGCGGCGACGACCGCCGACAAGTCACCGTGCGCGATCTGCTGGCGCACTGCTCCGGTCTGACGGCGCATCTTCCCTTCTATCGCGACCACGCGGATCGCGCAGAGTTCGAAGCGTCCGTCTGCCAGCTGCCGCTCGAGTACCCCCCCCGAACGCGGTCCGTCTACAGTGACCTCGGTTTCATTCTGCTCGGTTTCATCCTGTCGAACCGGCACCCGGACGGCGCCGGTCTGGCGGAACAGTTCGCTCACTTCGCCGCGGAGCGCGGCTGGGGAGAAATCGGCTACCACCCACCCGCATCCTGGCGGCCCCGGACCGCCCCGACGGAACAGGATCCCTGGCGCGGACGAACCCTCGTTGCGGAAGTTCACGATGAAAACGCGTGGGCGCTGGGTGGTGCTGCAGGGCACGCCGGCCTCTTCGGCACGGCGGCGGCGGTCAGCGCGTTCGCGCGCGACATCCTGCGCGGGTTCAACGGCGACGCTACGATTGCTTCGCCTGCGACCTTCGAGACATTTTGCAGGTGCACCGATGTTCCCGGCAGCTCGCGCGCTCTCGGCTGGGACACGATGCGCCCTACGTCGTCATGCGGCGAGCGCCTCTCGCCGCGCTCCATAGGCCATACTGGGTTCACCGGCACGTCGCTCTGGATCGATCCGGACGCCGGCCTCTCGATCGTGTTGCTCACCAACCGTGTCCACCCGTCGAGAAAGAACGAAGCGATCCTGCAATTCCGCCCCGGCTTCCATTCGGCCGTCCATGCGGCGGTGACGCACCCATGCTCCTGA
- a CDS encoding Na+:solute symporter — protein sequence MLLTPLDWFLLAVTLALPITVGILAGRGAGRSLSDYFLSRRNLPWWIAGTSMVATTFAADTPLAVTGLVATNGIAGNWLWWNAALGSMLTVVCFARLWRRAGILTDVEFVEIRYTGRTAALLRGLRAIWLGLPVNCLVIGWVNLALSKVLSIALGWNRLTAVLIGLAATGAYAALAGLRGVVAADVVQFVVAMTGAVALAYYALSTPAVGGIEGLRAALPESTFRLLPAVGSSDLSLTTGTLLLPLGAFFAYLGVQWWASWYPGQEPGGGGYVAQRMLSAKNERHAVLATLWFTLAHYCLRPWPWVLAALASLVLYPGLADPEAGYIMLIRDHLPAGWRGLLVGAFFAAYMSTVSTQLNWGTSYLVHDGYRRFVRPDATENHLVTVSRLTTIGLMIVSGAITFWLDSVRQAWEFMLEAAAGLGLVLILRWYWWRVTALSEITALVASAVGFVLLRTLTDIPFPDSLLYLVPWTTGWWIAVTLATPPDPLPHLIAFYRRARPAGPGWRPIATAAGEAPPEPVAPLLRRWAVGGAAVYATLAATHQWLFGTRTFAALLFGAGAVLTVWLARDLTATDRRQAT from the coding sequence ATGCTCCTGACGCCGCTCGACTGGTTCCTGCTAGCCGTAACTCTGGCGCTTCCGATTACGGTGGGCATCCTGGCCGGACGAGGGGCAGGCCGGAGTCTGTCGGACTACTTTCTCTCCCGCCGCAACCTCCCGTGGTGGATCGCCGGAACTTCCATGGTCGCGACGACATTCGCCGCCGATACCCCGCTCGCGGTAACCGGCCTGGTGGCAACAAACGGCATCGCGGGCAACTGGCTCTGGTGGAACGCGGCCCTCGGCAGCATGTTGACCGTCGTCTGCTTCGCACGACTCTGGCGGCGCGCCGGCATCCTGACCGACGTGGAGTTCGTAGAGATTCGTTACACGGGCAGGACGGCGGCGCTGCTGCGCGGGCTGCGGGCGATCTGGCTCGGCCTTCCCGTCAACTGTCTGGTCATCGGTTGGGTAAACCTGGCGTTGTCGAAGGTGCTCTCCATCGCTCTGGGCTGGAATCGTCTGACCGCGGTGCTGATCGGCTTGGCGGCCACCGGCGCCTACGCGGCCCTCGCCGGACTCCGCGGAGTCGTCGCAGCAGATGTAGTGCAGTTCGTCGTCGCCATGACGGGAGCCGTCGCGCTGGCGTACTACGCACTCTCCACGCCCGCGGTGGGCGGGATCGAGGGCTTGCGGGCAGCGCTGCCGGAATCGACCTTCCGCCTGCTGCCGGCGGTCGGCTCCTCCGACCTGTCACTCACGACCGGCACGTTGCTACTGCCCCTCGGCGCGTTCTTCGCATACCTCGGCGTGCAATGGTGGGCGAGCTGGTATCCGGGGCAGGAGCCCGGGGGCGGCGGTTATGTCGCTCAACGGATGCTGTCGGCCAAGAACGAACGCCATGCCGTCCTGGCGACACTGTGGTTTACGCTGGCGCACTACTGTCTACGCCCCTGGCCCTGGGTGCTGGCCGCACTCGCCTCGCTCGTCCTCTACCCTGGCCTCGCCGACCCGGAGGCGGGCTACATCATGCTGATTCGCGATCATCTTCCCGCCGGCTGGCGCGGCCTGCTCGTGGGCGCCTTCTTCGCTGCCTACATGTCGACGGTATCGACCCAGCTGAACTGGGGCACGTCGTACCTGGTACACGACGGCTACCGGCGATTTGTTCGACCGGACGCGACCGAGAACCATCTGGTCACCGTCTCTCGCCTCACGACGATCGGCCTGATGATCGTGAGCGGGGCGATCACGTTCTGGCTCGACTCGGTCCGGCAGGCCTGGGAGTTCATGCTGGAAGCGGCGGCCGGACTTGGCCTGGTGCTGATCCTCCGGTGGTACTGGTGGCGTGTGACCGCGTTGTCGGAGATTACCGCCCTGGTCGCGTCCGCCGTCGGCTTCGTCCTACTTCGGACTCTGACCGATATCCCCTTCCCTGATTCCCTCCTCTATCTGGTCCCCTGGACCACCGGCTGGTGGATCGCGGTGACGCTCGCAACGCCACCCGACCCCCTCCCGCACCTGATTGCCTTCTACCGCCGCGCCCGCCCGGCCGGCCCCGGATGGCGTCCGATTGCCACCGCCGCCGGTGAGGCGCCACCTGAGCCGGTCGCACCGCTTCTGCGACGCTGGGCGGTTGGTGGCGCGGCAGTCTATGCGACGCTGGCGGCAACCCACCAGTGGTTGTTCGGAACGCGCACGTTCGCCGCTCTCCTGTTTGGGGCAGGGGCGGTATTGACCGTCTGGCTTGCGCGCGATCTGACGGCTACGGACCGGCGTCAGGCAACGTGA
- a CDS encoding PDZ domain-containing protein — protein sequence MNLDRRRTMRRIGYRAYVGARAAVLAALAMAIPVAAQTEREFEWRGNDSRFVMPEFLSPARDVSWIGIAIRDADDQDVGATVTVVTDGSPAAQAGLREGDVVVEFDGERVRSSRHLARVVRETPVGRQVTLEVLRDGESETLTLATAEHPGFRGRAWMFTSPEGEFDIDELELHLGELSERLEELELRDIVGDALLRLESAPGRLGVRVRGVDGQLADYFGIERGLLVTHVEPSTPAAEAGLRAGDVITMIDETAVEGRQELRRYLRSVDPAEEFTLSIVRDGTPLSIHVTLPDAGP from the coding sequence ATGAACCTCGACAGGAGGCGCACCATGCGACGGATTGGATACCGAGCGTACGTCGGCGCGCGCGCGGCGGTGCTGGCTGCACTGGCCATGGCCATTCCCGTCGCCGCCCAGACCGAGCGGGAGTTCGAGTGGCGCGGCAACGATTCTCGCTTCGTAATGCCGGAGTTCCTGTCTCCAGCCCGTGACGTAAGCTGGATCGGCATCGCGATCCGCGATGCCGACGATCAGGACGTCGGTGCGACGGTGACTGTCGTGACCGATGGAAGTCCCGCGGCGCAGGCCGGGCTGCGTGAGGGAGACGTCGTCGTCGAGTTCGACGGCGAGCGGGTCCGGAGCAGCCGGCATCTCGCGAGGGTGGTCCGGGAAACGCCAGTCGGGCGGCAAGTGACGCTCGAGGTGCTGCGCGACGGCGAGAGTGAGACACTGACGCTTGCTACCGCGGAACACCCCGGCTTCCGTGGGCGGGCGTGGATGTTCACAAGTCCTGAAGGAGAGTTCGACATCGATGAACTCGAGCTGCATTTAGGCGAACTGTCCGAGCGCCTGGAAGAACTGGAGTTGCGAGACATCGTGGGCGACGCCCTGCTGCGCCTCGAGTCTGCGCCGGGCCGCCTCGGGGTGCGCGTCCGTGGCGTCGACGGACAATTGGCCGACTACTTTGGCATTGAGCGGGGACTGCTCGTGACACACGTCGAGCCGTCCACTCCAGCCGCGGAGGCTGGTTTGCGCGCGGGCGACGTGATTACGATGATTGATGAGACCGCGGTCGAGGGTCGCCAGGAGCTTCGACGGTATCTCCGCTCGGTCGACCCGGCTGAGGAGTTCACACTGAGTATCGTTCGCGACGGTACGCCGTTGTCGATCCACGTCACGTTGCCTGACGCCGGTCCGTAG
- a CDS encoding type II secretion system protein, whose amino-acid sequence MAALLVSLAVLSVVASMALPAWRHAAQREREAELVFRGEQYARAIMLYQREQPGAFPPDLETLVEGRYLRRAYRDPMTEDGEFRLILPSELGGTAGGGEEAPPAGTDRTGGADPAMTGDRAIGGDHDPGGVEGGVAGVASRSTTSSIGQYNGAAQYDQWLFVVDSAGDPSTAPGLQ is encoded by the coding sequence ATGGCGGCGCTTCTCGTCAGCCTGGCTGTCCTGAGTGTGGTGGCGTCGATGGCGCTCCCTGCGTGGCGACATGCCGCCCAGCGGGAGCGCGAAGCGGAATTGGTCTTTCGGGGTGAGCAATACGCGCGCGCCATCATGCTCTACCAGCGCGAGCAGCCCGGGGCGTTTCCTCCCGATCTCGAGACTTTGGTCGAGGGGCGGTATCTCCGGCGCGCGTACCGGGACCCGATGACCGAAGATGGCGAATTCCGTCTGATCCTCCCGTCGGAACTGGGCGGGACGGCTGGCGGTGGGGAGGAAGCACCGCCCGCGGGGACCGACCGTACCGGCGGTGCGGATCCGGCCATGACGGGAGACCGGGCGATCGGAGGTGACCACGACCCCGGCGGCGTCGAAGGCGGCGTCGCTGGTGTGGCGAGCCGGAGCACCACGTCTTCCATCGGCCAGTACAACGGCGCCGCGCAGTACGACCAGTGGTTGTTCGTCGTCGACTCGGCGGGCGACCCGTCAACGGCACCGGGTTTGCAGTAG
- a CDS encoding type II secretion system protein produces the protein MSTTTKGRCTFRCNGWTLIELTIVISLITVLSTIALVGYQSAVTRSREAVLKEDLFRMRDAIDQHYADRGEYPPALESLVSTGYLRAIPVDPFTGSADTWQLEPAPSDPADPFARGVYDVRSGSEAVALDGTNYAEW, from the coding sequence ATGTCGACAACGACGAAAGGGCGTTGCACGTTCCGGTGCAACGGATGGACGCTGATCGAGCTGACGATAGTCATCTCGCTCATCACGGTTCTGTCGACCATCGCGCTGGTCGGTTACCAGAGTGCCGTCACCCGCTCGCGGGAGGCGGTGCTGAAGGAGGATCTTTTCCGGATGCGCGACGCGATCGATCAGCACTACGCGGACCGGGGCGAGTACCCGCCGGCACTCGAGTCGCTTGTGAGCACGGGCTATCTCCGGGCGATCCCGGTCGATCCGTTTACGGGATCGGCGGACACCTGGCAATTGGAGCCGGCCCCCTCCGATCCGGCCGATCCGTTCGCACGCGGGGTGTACGACGTGCGGAGCGGATCGGAGGCGGTGGCGCTGGACGGAACCAACTATGCGGAGTGGTAG
- a CDS encoding type II secretion system protein, which yields MRLPRNRSERGYSFVELLIVSVILLILASAAAPLARVTVQRQRETELRRALREMRVAIDNYKDAVDLGVIAGPDVDPQNQGYPPDLQTLVDGVEPVDENAGEVIRFLRRIPIDPMTREADWGLRSYQDDPDTARWGGENVYDVYSRARGTALDGTRYRDW from the coding sequence ATGCGACTCCCGCGCAACCGTAGCGAGCGGGGCTACTCCTTTGTCGAGCTGCTGATCGTCAGCGTCATCCTGCTGATCCTGGCGTCGGCCGCGGCGCCGCTTGCCCGCGTAACCGTGCAGCGGCAGCGGGAGACCGAACTGCGCCGCGCGCTGCGCGAAATGCGAGTGGCGATTGACAACTACAAGGATGCCGTCGACCTCGGCGTGATCGCCGGGCCGGATGTCGATCCGCAGAACCAGGGCTATCCGCCGGATCTGCAGACTCTGGTTGACGGGGTCGAGCCGGTTGACGAGAACGCGGGCGAGGTGATCCGGTTCCTTCGGCGAATTCCCATCGATCCGATGACGCGCGAGGCGGATTGGGGGCTGCGGTCGTACCAGGACGATCCGGACACGGCCCGCTGGGGTGGGGAGAACGTCTATGACGTCTACTCCCGCGCTCGCGGCACCGCGCTCGACGGCACCCGCTACCGCGACTGGTGA
- a CDS encoding type II/IV secretion system protein, which translates to MAETDAAATGIPESTVVDPAVEEERTRELAERYRLDFVDMSAFVIDQELLRSIPADLMLRYRFVPRRRNGEALEIVVSDPTDLPMIDELSLLLGTTVTVTVGTPSAIDAILSRSESSQRVLDEATESFGLQLLREDDAGEEALTVERLTSDLSPVIKLVDSIIYTAIQRRASDIHVETQDDAVHVKYRIDGVLQPAMRPIDRQFHGAVLSRIKVMAELDIAEKRVPQDGRFKLRMPGKAIDFRVSIMPSIHGEDAVIRILDKTSISEQFRELRLDILGFRKDLLRRFRRAIAEPYGMVLVTGPTGSGKTTTLYAALSEIASPEDKIVTIEDPVEYQLKGITQIPINERKGLTFARGLRSILRHDPDKIMVGEIRDPETAQIAIQSALTGHLVFTTVHANNVIDVLGRFLNMGVEPYQFVSALNCVLAQRLVRTLCRDCRRPAELTESALRESAIDPAAAAGHALYEGSGCIECAGTGYRGRTAIGELLDLTDELREMILERRPASEIKVAAHATGMRFLREAAVEQVLAGRTTLHEINKVTFVA; encoded by the coding sequence ATGGCCGAGACGGACGCCGCCGCAACGGGAATCCCGGAGAGCACGGTTGTCGACCCGGCGGTCGAGGAGGAGCGCACGCGCGAGTTGGCGGAGCGCTACCGGCTCGACTTTGTCGACATGAGCGCGTTCGTCATCGACCAGGAGTTGTTGCGATCGATCCCGGCCGACCTGATGCTTCGTTACCGCTTCGTTCCGCGCCGCCGCAACGGCGAGGCGCTTGAGATCGTCGTCTCGGATCCCACCGACCTGCCGATGATCGACGAGCTTTCCCTGTTGCTCGGCACGACGGTCACGGTAACGGTCGGAACGCCGTCGGCGATCGACGCGATTCTCTCGCGCAGTGAGAGCTCTCAGCGCGTGCTTGATGAAGCAACCGAGAGCTTCGGCCTGCAACTGCTCCGCGAAGACGATGCTGGCGAAGAGGCGCTGACCGTCGAGCGGCTCACAAGCGATCTCTCGCCCGTGATCAAGCTGGTTGATTCGATCATCTACACGGCTATTCAGCGGCGCGCGAGCGATATCCACGTCGAGACCCAGGATGACGCCGTGCACGTCAAGTATCGGATCGACGGCGTTCTGCAGCCGGCGATGCGGCCAATCGACCGCCAGTTCCATGGGGCGGTCCTTTCCCGGATCAAGGTGATGGCCGAACTGGACATCGCCGAGAAGCGGGTGCCGCAGGATGGGCGGTTCAAGTTGCGCATGCCGGGCAAGGCGATCGACTTCCGGGTGTCGATCATGCCCAGCATCCATGGCGAGGATGCGGTGATCCGGATCCTCGACAAGACGTCCATCAGCGAACAGTTTCGCGAGCTGCGCCTCGACATTCTCGGCTTCCGGAAGGACCTGCTTCGCCGGTTTCGCCGCGCCATCGCGGAGCCATACGGCATGGTGCTCGTGACCGGCCCGACCGGCAGCGGAAAGACGACCACGCTCTATGCGGCGCTTTCGGAGATCGCCTCACCGGAGGACAAGATCGTCACGATCGAGGATCCGGTCGAGTACCAGCTAAAAGGGATCACGCAGATCCCGATCAACGAACGCAAGGGGTTGACGTTCGCGCGCGGCCTGCGGTCGATCCTTCGCCACGATCCGGACAAGATAATGGTGGGCGAGATCCGCGACCCGGAGACGGCGCAGATCGCGATTCAGTCCGCGCTCACCGGACACCTGGTCTTCACGACCGTGCATGCGAACAACGTGATCGACGTGCTCGGCCGCTTTCTCAATATGGGTGTGGAGCCCTACCAGTTCGTCTCCGCCCTCAACTGCGTCTTGGCCCAGCGGCTGGTTCGGACCCTCTGCCGAGATTGCCGCCGGCCGGCGGAGCTGACCGAGTCAGCGCTCCGCGAGTCGGCAATCGATCCGGCGGCGGCTGCGGGGCATGCGTTGTACGAGGGGAGCGGCTGCATCGAGTGCGCCGGCACGGGTTATCGGGGCCGCACGGCGATAGGGGAGCTTCTCGACCTCACCGACGAGCTGCGCGAGATGATTCTGGAAAGGCGCCCGGCGTCGGAGATCAAGGTGGCAGCTCACGCTACCGGGATGCGGTTTCTGCGAGAGGCTGCTGTCGAGCAGGTGCTCGCGGGCCGGACAACTCTGCACGAGATCAACAAGGTGACGTTCGTTGCCTGA
- a CDS encoding type II secretion system F family protein: protein MEFRCRLGTADGRILERVCVADNEARLRAELEQEGLYIFSLRRSGVFGMPAQLLRATHPLGTIGRRPGTREFTVFNQELAVLLQAGMPLVQSLDILRRRTDAPALKALLDDVYEQVRGGVALSEAFASHGDLVPGVYTASVLAGEQSGSLEATLRRYVSYARVISGVRRRTLSALIYPAILLALSAGVVAIIMLRVVPEFASFYEGMGATLPLATRVLTGMSTIALSYGWLILLAAVGVVAAVWGWSRRTGRGVQLDRLLLRVPFAGGVATKFATSQMARTLATLLGGGIPLVQALDVTSQAVGNRHIAQELVEVARDVRGGQPLAGSMDTRGGFPAVAIEMVEVGESTGALGEMLNAVADFFDEEIETTLARFLTLVEPILLVVMGLVIAALLLALYMPLLQLGTIV from the coding sequence ATGGAGTTCCGCTGCCGATTGGGGACCGCCGACGGCCGGATCCTCGAACGGGTGTGCGTGGCCGACAATGAGGCGCGACTACGCGCCGAATTGGAGCAGGAAGGCCTGTACATCTTCTCTCTGCGCCGTTCCGGCGTGTTCGGGATGCCGGCACAGCTTCTCCGGGCGACTCACCCCCTCGGTACCATCGGCCGGCGTCCTGGCACCCGCGAATTCACCGTCTTCAATCAGGAGTTGGCGGTGCTGCTCCAGGCCGGGATGCCGCTAGTGCAATCGCTCGACATCCTGCGCCGGAGAACCGACGCGCCGGCGCTCAAGGCTCTCCTCGACGATGTCTACGAACAGGTGCGAGGGGGTGTGGCGCTCTCTGAAGCGTTCGCGAGTCATGGCGACCTCGTGCCCGGTGTCTACACCGCCTCCGTTCTGGCCGGTGAGCAGAGCGGCAGTCTCGAAGCGACGCTTCGGCGATATGTCAGCTACGCACGGGTCATCAGCGGCGTACGTCGGCGCACGCTGTCGGCGCTTATCTACCCGGCGATTCTGCTTGCGCTTTCGGCCGGCGTGGTGGCAATCATCATGCTGCGCGTTGTCCCGGAGTTCGCCAGCTTCTACGAAGGGATGGGCGCCACGCTGCCATTGGCAACACGCGTACTCACCGGCATGTCGACTATTGCGCTCAGCTACGGCTGGCTGATTCTGCTGGCTGCCGTGGGCGTGGTCGCGGCCGTCTGGGGATGGTCGAGGCGGACTGGGCGGGGCGTCCAGCTTGACCGTCTGCTTCTGCGCGTGCCGTTCGCCGGCGGGGTCGCAACGAAGTTCGCTACGTCGCAAATGGCCCGTACGCTTGCGACGCTGCTGGGCGGGGGGATTCCGCTCGTGCAGGCTCTCGACGTGACGTCCCAGGCGGTGGGGAACCGTCATATCGCGCAGGAACTCGTCGAGGTGGCGAGAGACGTCAGAGGGGGGCAGCCGCTCGCTGGGTCGATGGATACGCGTGGCGGGTTCCCGGCCGTCGCGATAGAAATGGTGGAGGTGGGAGAATCGACAGGAGCCTTGGGCGAGATGCTGAACGCGGTGGCTGACTTTTTCGACGAGGAGATCGAGACGACGCTCGCCCGCTTTCTGACGCTCGTCGAGCCGATCCTCCTGGTGGTGATGGGGTTGGTGATCGCGGCACTGCTGTTGGCGTTGTACATGCCGCTCCTGCAGTTGGGGACAATTGTGTGA